A single genomic interval of Rhododendron vialii isolate Sample 1 chromosome 3a, ASM3025357v1 harbors:
- the LOC131321004 gene encoding transcription initiation factor TFIID subunit 8, giving the protein MSDGGSKAEGKKREERENGNEFGREVSRIAVAQICQSVGFESFNDSALEALTDITIRYLRGLGKTASFYANLAGRTECNVFDVIQGLEDLGLCRGFSGASEVSHRLTGSGTVREVIEYVGAAEEVPFAQPVPKFPVTRNRSMTPSFTQMGETPAFKHVPAWLPAFPDPHTYIHTPTWNERATDPHADKIELARQRRKAESSLLSLQQRLVCNGSAVANTSVHESDEGKALKVAKTGSNPFLVTPLQAGERDVSQVTLPANLSANAVPGNHGSVFDTSVPPLAEERDFPAVPPPAKLSADAVPGNHVSVLDTFAPAIEAMKLSADAVPGSSDSGDVDKKVIADKRPAVRLKFRIGKRILGESLDLSLQNRNNGIAAAWIVREDERDDKKRRAGLILRQSMENPLELTQL; this is encoded by the coding sequence ATGAGCGATGGAGGAAGTAAAGCGGAGGggaagaagagagaggagagagagaatggaaacGAGTTCGGCAGAGAGGTGTCGCGGATCGCCGTGGCGCAGATTTGTCAGAGCGTAGGGTTTGAGAGCTTCAATGATTCGGCTCTGGAAGCTCTGACGGACATTACGATTAGATATTTACGAGGGTTAGGGAAGACGGCAAGTTTTTATGCCAATTTAGCTGGTAGGACCGAGTGCAATGTGTTTGATGTTATTCAAGGGTTAGAAGATTTGGGTTTATGTAGGGGTTTTTCGGGTGCTTCTGAGGTAAGTCATCGTTTAACGGGTTCAGGTACAGTGAGGGAGGTTATTGAGTATGTGGGTGCTGCTGAGGAAGTCCCGTTTGCTCAGCCAGTTCCGAAATTTCCGGTGACGAGAAACCGGTCTATGACACCTAGTTTTACGCAAATGGGTGAAACGCCGGCATTCAAGCACGTTCCAGCTTGGTTGCCGGCGTTTCCTGATCCTCACACGTACATACACACGCCCACTTGGAATGAAAGGGCGACAGATCCTCATGCTGATAAGATTGAACTAGCTAGGCAGAGAAGGAAAGCAGAGAGCTCTTTGTTGAGTTTGCAGCAACGGTTGGTGTGTAATGGTTCTGCAGTAGCTAACACTTCTGTACACGAGAGTGATGAGGGGAAGGCATTAAAAGTTGCCAAAACTGGCAGCAACCCTTTTCTTGTTACGCCTCTTCaagctggagagagagatgtttcCCAAGTTACTCTGCCAGCTAATCTTTCTGCCAATGCTGTTCCCGGAAACCATGGTTCTGTGTTTGACACTTCTGTTCCTCCTCTAGCTGAAGAGAGAGATTTTCCAGCTGTTCCTCCGCCAGCTAAGCTTTCTGCCGATGCTGTTCCTGGAAACCATGTTTCTGTGTTAGACACATTTGCTCCCGCCATTGAAGCAATGAAGCTTTCTGCCGATGCTGTTCCTGGCTCTTCTGATTCTGGTGATGTTGATAAAAAGGTTATTGCAGACAAGAGGCCTGCTGTTCGTTTGAAATTCAGAATTGGGAAGAGAATATTAGGCGAGTCTCTAGATTTGAGTCTTCAGAACAGAAATAATGGGATAGCAGCAGCCTGGATCGTGCGAGAAGATGAAAGGGATGACAAGAAAAGGAGAGCTGGGTTAATTCTTAGACAATCTATGGAAAACCCACTGGAGCTCACTCAGTTGTAA
- the LOC131321005 gene encoding membrane magnesium transporter has protein sequence MGPGFIAGVLGVLILSHAAYSTIQYRSLLKITEEEFSGPPINVVVELLLGLVFCIWAALTVPGQFRSILPHSEENRVVSLPANLDFMIFNHRGKAFPLDVDLKLK, from the exons ATGGGGCCGGGCTTCATCGCCGGCGTCCTTGGAGTCTTGATCCTCTCCCACGCGGCCTACTCTACCATCCAGT ATAGATCTCTGCTGAAAATAACGGAGGAGGAGTTCTCCGGGCCACCAATCAAC GTAGTTGTTGAATTGCTTTTAGGGCTGGTTTTCTGTATCTGGGCAGCACTGACTGTTCCAGGGCAATTTCGCTCGATCCTCCCCCATTCAGAGGAGAACAG GGTGGTCTCTTTACCTGCAAATCTGGATTTCATGATCTTCAACCATCGTGGGAAGGCATTTCCTTTAGATGTTGACCTGAAGTTGaagtga